In the Lepus europaeus isolate LE1 chromosome 18, mLepTim1.pri, whole genome shotgun sequence genome, one interval contains:
- the CLDN7 gene encoding claudin-7: protein MANSGLQLLGFSMALLGWVALVASTAIPQWQMSSYAGDNIITAQAMYKGLWMECVTQSTGMMSCKMYDSVLALSGALQATRALMVVSLVLGFLAMFVATMGMKCTRCGGDDKVKKARIAMSGGIVFIVAGLAALIACSWYGHQIVTDFYNPLTPMNVKYEFGSAIFIGWAGSALVLLGGALLSCSCPGSENKSAYRAPRSYPKSNSAKEYV, encoded by the exons ATGGCCAATTCGGGCCTGCAGTTGCTCGGCTTTTCCATGGCTCTTCTGGGATGGGTGGCCCTGGTGGCGAGCACCGCCATCCCGCAGTGGCAGATGAGCTCGTACGCGGGCGACAACATTATCACGGCCCAGGCCATGTACAAGGGGCTGTGGATGGAGTGCGTCACGCAGAGCACCGGCATGATGAGCTGCAAAATGTACGACTCTGTGCTCGCCCTGTCCG GGGCCTTGCAGGCCACTCGAGCCCTCATGGTGGTATCTCTGGTGCTGGGCTTCCTGGCCATGTTTGTGGCCACGATGGGCATGAAGTGCACGCGCTGCGGGGGAGATGACAAAGTGAAGAAGGCCCGCATTGCCATGTCTGGAGGCATCGTCTTCATCGTGGCAG gtCTTGCTGCCTTGATAGCTTGCTCCTGGTATGGTCATCAGATTGTCACAGACTTTTATAACCCCCTGACCCCCATGAATGTTAA GTACGAGTTTGGTTCTGCCATTTTTATTGGCTGGGCAGGGTCTGCTCTGGTCCTCCTGGGAGGCGCACTGCtctcctgctcctgccctggcAGTGAGAACAAATCTGCATACCGTGCACCTCGCTCCTACCCCAAGTCCAACTCCGCCAAGGAGTACGTGTGA